Proteins from one Halopseudomonas pelagia genomic window:
- the secD gene encoding protein translocase subunit SecD, with protein sequence MLNRYPLWKYLLIVAVLVLGLIYAMPNLYPDDPAIQISGASSTQTIGQQDLDRIEAALAEADIATKGTDLGDQGRSGLVRLVNRSDQLGAQDVVRDALGQEFVVAQNLAPTTPEWLMNIGAGPMKLGLDLSGGVHFLLEVDMDKAIEARVNVYESELRNLLRGERVRYRSMPNQRNVLQFGFTDAEQLDDAQRLISAEYNQFQMSTTTRDELEVLRLTLTDAELAEIREYAISQNLTTVRNRVNELGVAEPLVQRQGANRIVVELPGVQDTAEAKRILGKTANLEFRLAAEPNAPRATVESFEFRGGARPPADVERSIILTGDQVTDAQSNFDENGRPQVNIGLDGHGGDLMTRATRDNIGRGMAVIFIEQRQIAREVMQEVDGEMQRVEVPAFVEEKAIISLATIQSTLGNQFRITGLDSPGEASELALLLRAGGLAAPMYFVEERTIGPSLGAENIAKGITATQVGFLLVLVFMVVLYKGFGVYAGIALSFNLVLLLALMSLLGATLTLPGIAGIVLTLGMAVDANVLIFSRIKEEMAAGVSAQRAIHEGYDKAFSAIVDGNLTTLLVGVILFAMGTGPIKGFAVTLSLGIITSMFSAIMVTRAMVNLTTGGRDIKKLWL encoded by the coding sequence ATGCTCAACCGCTATCCCCTCTGGAAATACCTGCTGATTGTGGCCGTGCTGGTGCTGGGCCTGATCTATGCGATGCCTAATCTGTATCCGGATGATCCGGCCATCCAGATCTCGGGCGCCAGTTCTACTCAAACCATCGGTCAGCAGGATCTGGACCGTATTGAAGCGGCGCTAGCTGAGGCAGACATTGCCACCAAGGGCACGGATCTTGGCGACCAGGGTCGCTCCGGTCTGGTGCGGCTGGTTAATCGTTCGGATCAGCTTGGCGCTCAGGACGTGGTTCGGGACGCACTGGGTCAGGAGTTTGTCGTCGCGCAGAATCTGGCGCCGACCACTCCTGAGTGGTTGATGAATATCGGTGCCGGTCCCATGAAGCTGGGCTTGGATCTTTCCGGTGGTGTGCACTTCCTGCTGGAAGTGGACATGGACAAGGCCATCGAGGCGCGGGTCAATGTATATGAAAGCGAACTGCGCAACTTGCTGCGTGGCGAGCGGGTGCGCTATCGCAGCATGCCTAATCAGCGCAATGTACTGCAGTTCGGTTTTACCGATGCGGAGCAGCTGGATGACGCTCAACGCTTGATTTCCGCTGAATACAATCAGTTCCAGATGAGCACCACCACGCGCGATGAGCTGGAAGTGTTGCGTCTGACCCTGACCGATGCCGAGCTCGCAGAGATCCGCGAATACGCCATCAGCCAGAACCTGACGACAGTGCGTAACCGGGTAAACGAGTTGGGTGTGGCCGAGCCGCTGGTACAGCGTCAAGGCGCCAATCGGATTGTAGTTGAGCTGCCGGGCGTGCAAGACACCGCCGAGGCCAAGCGGATTCTGGGCAAGACGGCAAACCTTGAGTTCCGTCTGGCGGCCGAGCCGAATGCGCCCCGCGCGACAGTGGAATCATTCGAGTTCCGTGGCGGTGCGCGCCCACCTGCGGATGTCGAGCGTAGCATTATCCTCACTGGCGATCAGGTGACTGACGCCCAGTCCAATTTCGATGAAAATGGTCGCCCTCAGGTCAATATCGGTCTGGATGGGCACGGTGGTGACCTCATGACTCGGGCCACCCGCGATAACATCGGGCGTGGCATGGCGGTGATCTTCATCGAGCAGCGTCAGATTGCTCGCGAGGTTATGCAGGAAGTTGATGGCGAAATGCAAAGGGTAGAAGTTCCGGCCTTTGTCGAAGAGAAAGCCATCATCAGCCTGGCGACCATTCAAAGCACGCTGGGTAACCAGTTCCGGATTACCGGCCTGGATTCGCCGGGTGAAGCTTCAGAGTTGGCCTTGCTGCTGCGCGCCGGTGGTCTGGCCGCGCCAATGTATTTCGTTGAAGAGAGGACCATTGGGCCGAGCCTGGGTGCAGAGAACATCGCCAAGGGTATCACCGCTACACAGGTAGGTTTCCTCCTGGTACTGGTGTTCATGGTCGTGCTGTACAAGGGTTTCGGCGTCTATGCCGGCATCGCCCTGAGTTTCAACCTGGTTTTGCTGCTGGCGCTGATGTCTCTGCTCGGCGCAACCCTGACCCTGCCCGGTATTGCCGGTATCGTCCTGACCCTGGGTATGGCGGTGGATGCCAACGTGCTGATTTTCTCGCGGATCAAGGAGGAGATGGCCGCGGGTGTTTCCGCACAGCGGGCAATCCACGAAGGCTATGACAAGGCGTTCTCGGCGATTGTTGACGGTAACCTGACCACGTTGCTGGTGGGTGTGATCCTGTTTGCCATGGGCACCGGCCCGATCAAAGGTTTTGCGGTGACGCTCTCGTTGGGCATCATCACATCCATGTTCAGCGCGATCATGGTCACTCGTGCAATGGTCAATCTGACCACCGGCGGACGTGACATCAAGAAGTTGTGGCTGTGA
- the yajC gene encoding preprotein translocase subunit YajC, producing the protein MSFFIPAAMAQTAEGAAPMGGGFEWIFLVGFLVIFYLMIWRPQAKRAKEHKNLLGGLTVGDEVVTGGGILGKVKKVTDEFIVLEVGDGQELKFQKGSVVAALPKGTLKAI; encoded by the coding sequence ATGAGCTTTTTCATCCCTGCTGCCATGGCCCAGACTGCCGAAGGTGCTGCACCCATGGGTGGTGGTTTTGAGTGGATTTTCCTGGTCGGTTTCCTGGTTATCTTCTATCTGATGATCTGGCGTCCCCAGGCCAAGCGCGCCAAAGAGCACAAAAACCTGCTCGGCGGCCTGACAGTTGGTGATGAAGTCGTGACCGGTGGCGGGATTCTCGGCAAGGTCAAGAAAGTCACTGACGAGTTCATCGTGCTGGAAGTGGGCGACGGTCAGGAACTGAAGTTCCAGAAAGGTTCCGTTGTGGCAGCATTGCCCAAGGGTACCTTGAAAGCCATTTGA
- the tgt gene encoding tRNA guanosine(34) transglycosylase Tgt: MSFELLATDGKARRGRLTFPRGVVETPAFMPVGTYGTVKGMLPRDVEAIGAQIVLGNTFHLWLRPGTEVIKAHGDLHDFMQWQGPILTDSGGFQVFSLGAMRKIKEEGVYFSSPVDGAKVFMGPEESMQVQRDLGSDIVMIFDECTPYPADEDTARKSMELSLRWAKRSKDAHGDNPSALFGIVQGGMHENLRLRSLEGLNEIGFDGLAIGGLSVGEPKEEMIKVLDYLPGHMPADKPRYLMGVGKPQDLVEGVRRGVDMFDCVMPTRNARNGYLFVDSGVIKIRNAVHRHDTSTLDPTCDCYTCLNFSRAYLHHLDKCDEMLGSMLNTIHNLRYYQRVMAGLRGAIQTGTLSAFVDDFYARIGLPVPELEV, translated from the coding sequence ATGAGTTTCGAACTGCTGGCCACTGACGGCAAGGCTCGTCGCGGTCGGCTGACCTTTCCGCGCGGCGTGGTGGAAACCCCGGCCTTTATGCCAGTGGGCACCTACGGCACGGTGAAGGGCATGTTGCCGCGGGATGTGGAAGCCATCGGCGCGCAGATCGTGCTGGGCAACACCTTTCACCTGTGGCTGCGGCCCGGCACGGAAGTGATCAAGGCCCACGGCGACCTGCATGACTTCATGCAATGGCAGGGGCCGATACTCACGGACTCCGGCGGTTTCCAGGTGTTCAGCCTGGGCGCGATGCGCAAGATCAAGGAGGAGGGCGTGTATTTCTCCTCGCCGGTGGATGGCGCCAAGGTATTCATGGGCCCGGAAGAGTCGATGCAGGTGCAGCGGGATCTGGGCTCGGACATCGTGATGATCTTCGATGAATGTACGCCTTACCCGGCCGACGAAGATACCGCGCGCAAGTCTATGGAGCTGTCCCTGCGGTGGGCCAAGCGTTCCAAGGACGCGCACGGCGATAATCCTTCAGCTCTGTTTGGTATCGTGCAGGGCGGCATGCATGAAAACCTGCGGCTGCGCTCGCTAGAAGGCCTGAATGAAATCGGCTTCGACGGGTTGGCGATTGGCGGGCTGTCGGTGGGCGAACCGAAGGAGGAAATGATCAAGGTGCTGGATTATTTGCCAGGGCACATGCCTGCGGATAAGCCTCGCTACCTGATGGGCGTTGGCAAGCCGCAGGATCTGGTGGAAGGGGTCCGCCGCGGCGTCGATATGTTCGATTGCGTAATGCCCACGCGCAATGCCCGCAACGGTTACCTGTTCGTCGATAGTGGTGTGATCAAGATCCGTAACGCCGTGCACCGGCATGACACCAGCACCCTGGATCCGACCTGTGATTGTTACACCTGTCTGAATTTTTCCCGGGCTTACCTGCATCATCTGGATAAATGCGACGAGATGCTCGGCAGCATGCTCAATACCATCCATAACCTTCGCTACTATCAGCGGGTTATGGCTGGTTTGCGCGGTGCCATTCAAACAGGTACATTGAGCGCCTTTGTGGATGACTTCTATGCCCGCATCGGCCTCCCCGTACCTGAATTGGAGGTTTGA
- the queA gene encoding tRNA preQ1(34) S-adenosylmethionine ribosyltransferase-isomerase QueA gives MRVSDFQFDLPDRLIARHPLAERRASRLLCLDGPSGALEHRHFADLLDYLRPGDLMVFNNTRVIPARLFGRKESGGQLEVLVERVLDGRRVLAHVRSSKSPKPGSRIVLDDGTLATMLARHDALFELEFAEDVLPLLERIGHMPLPPYIDRADEAADRERYQTVYAARAGAVAAPTAGLHFDQALLQAIADQGVETVQVTLHVGAGTFQPVRVERIEDHHMHSEWLEVSQNVVDAVRACKARGGRVIAVGTTSVRSLETAARSGEIEPFAGDTNIFIYPGRPFHVVDALVTNFHLPESTLLMLVSAFAGYAETMAAYRAAVDNEYRFFSYGDAMFITRNPAAAGPEDAA, from the coding sequence ATGCGTGTCAGTGATTTCCAGTTTGATTTACCCGACCGGCTGATTGCCCGTCATCCCCTGGCCGAGCGCCGGGCGAGCCGGCTGTTGTGCCTGGATGGCCCCAGCGGCGCGCTCGAGCATCGGCACTTTGCCGATCTGCTGGACTATCTGCGTCCGGGCGATCTGATGGTGTTCAACAACACTCGGGTCATCCCCGCGCGGTTGTTCGGGCGCAAGGAAAGCGGCGGGCAGTTGGAGGTTCTGGTCGAGCGCGTACTGGATGGCCGCCGTGTACTGGCGCATGTGCGTAGCAGCAAATCGCCCAAACCCGGTAGCCGAATTGTCCTGGACGACGGCACGCTGGCGACCATGCTGGCGCGTCACGACGCGCTGTTTGAGCTGGAGTTTGCCGAGGACGTGCTGCCGTTATTGGAGCGCATCGGCCATATGCCGCTGCCGCCGTATATCGATCGCGCCGACGAAGCGGCTGACCGTGAGCGTTATCAGACTGTCTATGCCGCCCGCGCCGGTGCGGTAGCCGCGCCCACAGCAGGGTTGCATTTTGATCAGGCGTTGTTGCAGGCGATTGCCGACCAGGGCGTGGAGACCGTGCAGGTCACCTTGCATGTTGGCGCTGGCACTTTTCAGCCGGTGCGGGTCGAGCGTATTGAAGATCATCACATGCACAGCGAGTGGCTGGAGGTCAGTCAAAACGTGGTCGACGCGGTGCGCGCCTGCAAGGCACGTGGCGGCAGGGTCATCGCGGTGGGTACTACCAGCGTACGCTCGCTGGAGACAGCCGCACGTTCGGGTGAAATCGAGCCTTTTGCCGGCGATACCAATATCTTCATCTATCCTGGCCGTCCCTTTCATGTGGTCGATGCACTGGTAACCAATTTTCACCTACCGGAGTCCACGTTATTGATGCTGGTCTCTGCCTTTGCCGGTTATGCCGAAACCATGGCTGCCTACCGCGCCGCGGTCGACAATGAATACCGCTTTTTCAGTTACGGTGATGCCATGTTCATCACCCGCAATCCGGCTGCGGCCGGCCCCGAGGATGCAGCATGA
- a CDS encoding DUF4105 domain-containing protein, whose amino-acid sequence MLLWTPVAHSALTVQLDKAELSAEQLQATRQLLDAALKALPSQLVVQLERKINVRWSSGLPESVMGRAGFDGQILLNRRWLDALVQADDKALPAGRQHDTLQRELQATLIHELAHFYDRGQFWDEEERRQARFCGQQHSSLGPVGLPVACQGNSQRQFTLSDDPRLLELAGWPARIGGRGEVERQNDQYLRTPDAYELSNPREFVAVNLEYFLLDPEYRCRRPALHDFFTEHFGWAPSESADCAPGLSFVNGGLDLDRPALGQLDPERIYQVHYLLAEPDGALVSRWGHSMLRVVMCAPGRELGPECLMDLEYHLVLSFRAFVDDVQLSSWDGLTGAYPSRLFMLPLSQVVDEYTKVELRSLQSLPLRLTREQQISLVQRAAEMHWGYDGTYYFVSNNCAVETLKLLRSGTDRLDIRRMETVTPTGLRALLQHAGLVDESVVQDQAEALRQGYYFDSYRERYQLMFSLARERLNLPQQQVEDWLGAAPQERRSWFSRADYRTAAALLLLEQAALRRQIMLIKHDLKDRYVSGRRMDDAALNETGELMSELLRESGFLSRPAELLETGYGLPQRQERQELKQVTDERQQGLHGLAVLLDERALEMISAEHRSAVEANQQNITQLGARLRQLHHESGGLVLP is encoded by the coding sequence ATGTTGCTATGGACCCCTGTCGCCCATTCGGCGTTGACTGTGCAGTTGGACAAGGCTGAATTGAGCGCTGAGCAGCTCCAGGCGACCCGGCAGCTGCTTGACGCCGCGCTCAAGGCATTACCATCACAGTTGGTGGTACAGCTGGAACGCAAGATTAATGTGCGTTGGTCGTCTGGTCTGCCAGAGAGCGTCATGGGCCGAGCGGGTTTTGACGGTCAAATACTGCTCAATCGGCGTTGGCTCGATGCACTCGTGCAGGCGGACGATAAGGCGCTGCCAGCAGGCCGTCAACACGATACGCTGCAGCGAGAACTGCAGGCGACACTCATACACGAGCTCGCGCACTTTTATGATCGCGGGCAATTCTGGGACGAAGAAGAGCGTAGGCAAGCGCGCTTTTGCGGCCAGCAGCACAGCAGTCTTGGCCCGGTTGGGTTACCCGTAGCCTGTCAGGGCAACTCTCAGCGGCAATTTACCCTCAGTGACGACCCCAGGCTCCTTGAGCTTGCCGGCTGGCCTGCGCGTATCGGTGGCCGAGGAGAAGTGGAGCGGCAGAACGATCAGTACCTGCGCACCCCGGATGCTTATGAGTTGAGCAATCCGCGCGAGTTTGTCGCGGTCAATCTTGAATATTTTCTGCTTGATCCCGAATATCGCTGCCGGCGGCCGGCGTTGCATGATTTTTTCACCGAACACTTTGGCTGGGCGCCCAGCGAGTCAGCTGACTGTGCTCCAGGCTTGTCTTTTGTCAATGGCGGCCTGGATCTTGATCGGCCGGCTTTGGGACAGCTCGATCCGGAGCGTATCTACCAGGTGCATTACCTGCTGGCCGAACCGGATGGCGCATTGGTCAGCCGCTGGGGGCACAGCATGCTGCGGGTGGTCATGTGCGCGCCCGGGCGAGAGCTGGGGCCTGAATGCCTGATGGATCTGGAGTACCATCTGGTGTTGTCTTTCCGCGCATTCGTTGATGACGTTCAATTATCCAGTTGGGATGGTCTGACTGGAGCTTATCCGTCGCGCTTGTTCATGCTGCCGTTGAGCCAGGTCGTCGATGAATACACCAAGGTTGAGTTACGCTCGTTGCAATCGCTGCCGCTGCGCTTGACCCGTGAGCAGCAAATCAGCCTGGTTCAGCGTGCCGCCGAGATGCACTGGGGCTACGACGGCACCTATTACTTCGTCAGCAACAACTGCGCCGTTGAGACGCTGAAACTGTTACGCAGCGGTACCGATCGTCTCGATATTCGCCGCATGGAAACAGTTACCCCTACCGGGCTGCGGGCGCTGCTCCAACACGCAGGTCTGGTGGACGAGTCAGTTGTGCAGGATCAGGCAGAAGCCCTGCGTCAGGGCTATTACTTTGATTCCTACCGTGAACGTTATCAGTTGATGTTCAGCTTGGCGCGCGAACGCCTGAATCTTCCGCAGCAACAGGTAGAGGATTGGCTTGGGGCAGCGCCGCAGGAACGGCGATCCTGGTTCAGTCGCGCGGACTATCGCACTGCTGCGGCCCTGTTGCTGCTGGAACAGGCAGCATTACGGCGCCAGATAATGTTGATCAAGCACGATTTGAAAGACCGTTATGTGTCTGGCCGGCGCATGGACGATGCGGCTTTGAACGAGACCGGAGAGCTTATGAGCGAGTTGCTGCGAGAAAGTGGCTTTCTCAGTCGCCCCGCAGAATTGCTTGAGACTGGCTATGGTTTGCCGCAGCGCCAGGAAAGGCAGGAGTTGAAGCAGGTCACTGACGAACGTCAGCAGGGGTTGCACGGGCTGGCAGTTCTGCTGGATGAGCGTGCGCTTGAGATGATCAGTGCTGAGCACCGCAGCGCGGTAGAAGCCAACCAGCAGAATATCACTCAGCTGGGCGCGCGGTTGCGCCAGTTGCATCATGAGTCTGGCGGGCTGGTGTTGCCTTAG
- a CDS encoding DUF2388 domain-containing protein yields the protein MKIRSVILAAGLIGFSAVASASSFVGTTNAIGSILANTANALGDSTAATFGSDKVVLQAREDAASFVGSNGDLRGVNLEAALGHIRHQMPELQASDMQLAEAILAL from the coding sequence ATGAAAATTCGTTCTGTAATTCTTGCAGCTGGTTTGATCGGTTTTTCTGCAGTGGCCTCCGCCTCCAGCTTTGTGGGCACGACCAACGCGATAGGTTCCATCCTGGCCAATACGGCTAACGCCTTGGGCGATAGCACTGCTGCCACCTTCGGTTCAGACAAGGTCGTATTGCAGGCACGTGAAGATGCCGCCAGCTTCGTTGGTAGCAACGGTGATCTGCGTGGCGTCAATCTGGAAGCAGCTCTGGGTCATATTCGCCACCAGATGCCAGAGCTGCAAGCCAGCGACATGCAGCTGGCCGAGGCTATTCTTGCATTGTGA
- a CDS encoding beta-ketoacyl synthase chain length factor, with protein MSQSLYIEDWAGWSANQILPADSAHNLDARIGTPLLPAMLRRRLDNAGRAVCEILALLDHTGDYPIIYASRHGDVTSSLDMLTSLARGDELSPARFSMSVHNAVMGVYSIARKHHSPIQALGAAGDEFEALMCEALGYLATGHKAVIVVLSEGEMPAEYADYAEHCEQPSVVAMRLTSHLGRKLVSAPCARPGHPTPLDIMAWLEAPDTWLAARQSWRLENS; from the coding sequence ATGAGCCAATCCCTTTACATTGAGGACTGGGCAGGCTGGAGCGCCAACCAGATTCTGCCCGCGGACTCGGCCCATAATCTGGACGCGCGGATCGGAACTCCCCTATTGCCTGCCATGCTGAGACGTCGCCTGGACAATGCAGGCCGTGCTGTATGCGAGATACTGGCGCTGCTCGATCACACGGGCGATTACCCGATCATTTACGCTTCGCGCCATGGTGATGTGACGAGCTCGCTAGACATGCTGACCTCGCTCGCTCGCGGGGATGAGCTCTCCCCTGCGCGTTTTTCCATGTCTGTACACAACGCTGTGATGGGCGTTTATTCCATAGCGCGCAAACATCACAGCCCGATTCAGGCCTTGGGTGCTGCGGGGGATGAGTTCGAAGCGCTGATGTGCGAGGCACTAGGCTATCTTGCCACCGGCCATAAAGCCGTAATCGTCGTGCTTTCCGAAGGCGAGATGCCCGCTGAGTATGCTGACTATGCAGAGCATTGCGAACAACCGAGTGTTGTGGCCATGAGACTGACCTCCCACCTGGGCAGGAAACTGGTTTCCGCACCATGCGCGCGGCCAGGGCACCCCACGCCGCTCGACATCATGGCCTGGCTTGAGGCACCTGATACCTGGTTAGCTGCCCGACAATCCTGGCGCCTGGAGAATTCGTGA
- a CDS encoding lysophospholipid acyltransferase family protein, with amino-acid sequence MTFDQWRRGAGTALSFTTFGLGGVIIGVVIAPALLILVRAPETRQRWMRRLIQLAFRAFIGLMRVLGVLRYEMRNIELLQRPGLLIIANHPSLIDVIFLVAYTRHADCIVNGALAHNPFTRGPIKAAGYITNTNPETVLAAAKQSMTRGNSLILFPEGTRTAPGGLVHCRRGGANIALRTGTSITPVLILCEPVTLTKGEPWYHIPEKQIHIKLKVMEDLRVEQDKQKPPRQQAVELTRWLNDYFNKELEQFRHERDTKPVAGNKAHDYRHSGA; translated from the coding sequence GTGACATTTGATCAGTGGCGACGCGGAGCGGGTACCGCCCTGTCCTTTACCACTTTCGGCTTGGGCGGGGTCATCATTGGCGTTGTCATTGCGCCAGCGCTGCTGATTCTGGTGCGCGCGCCGGAAACGCGACAGCGCTGGATGCGACGTTTGATCCAGCTCGCCTTTCGCGCATTTATCGGTCTCATGCGTGTGCTCGGTGTATTGCGCTACGAGATGCGCAATATTGAGCTCCTGCAGCGGCCAGGACTATTGATCATCGCGAACCATCCGTCACTGATAGATGTAATATTTCTTGTTGCCTATACCCGGCATGCAGACTGCATAGTCAACGGTGCTCTGGCGCACAATCCCTTTACCCGCGGCCCCATCAAGGCCGCCGGTTACATTACCAATACGAATCCGGAAACCGTTCTGGCTGCGGCTAAACAGAGCATGACCCGCGGCAACTCGCTGATCCTGTTTCCCGAAGGCACCCGTACCGCGCCCGGGGGCCTGGTGCACTGCCGCCGCGGCGGCGCCAATATCGCTCTGCGCACAGGCACGTCAATTACGCCGGTGTTGATTCTCTGTGAGCCGGTTACCCTGACCAAGGGCGAACCCTGGTATCACATCCCGGAAAAACAGATCCATATAAAGCTGAAGGTGATGGAAGATCTTCGCGTTGAGCAGGATAAACAAAAGCCGCCCAGACAGCAGGCCGTAGAACTGACCCGCTGGCTTAACGATTATTTCAACAAAGAACTGGAGCAGTTCCGCCATGAGCGAGACACAAAACCTGTCGCTGGAAATAAAGCACATGATTATCGACACTCTGGAGCTTGA
- a CDS encoding phosphopantetheine-binding protein: MIIDTLELEDVTPDDIDPQAPLFGEGLGLDSIDALELGLALQKRYGIKLDAEAEDTRSHFASLNALTALVEARRVN, from the coding sequence ATGATTATCGACACTCTGGAGCTTGAGGACGTCACCCCGGACGACATTGATCCGCAAGCCCCGCTGTTCGGGGAGGGGCTTGGCCTTGATTCGATAGATGCACTGGAGTTAGGCCTGGCGCTGCAAAAGCGCTATGGCATCAAACTGGATGCGGAAGCCGAAGATACCCGCAGCCACTTTGCTAGCCTGAATGCACTCACTGCACTCGTGGAGGCCCGCCGTGTCAACTGA
- a CDS encoding acyl carrier protein → MSTEASYSNQSIFDFLRGTLVELFEIDPSAIRPDARLYEDLDIDSIDAVDMVVELKRFTGRRINPDDFKAVRTVDDVVNAVARLMQQ, encoded by the coding sequence GTGTCAACTGAAGCAAGCTATTCCAACCAGTCCATATTCGACTTCCTGCGCGGCACCCTGGTGGAGCTGTTTGAGATCGACCCCAGCGCCATCCGGCCCGACGCACGCCTGTACGAAGACCTGGATATCGACAGCATCGACGCGGTGGATATGGTCGTCGAGCTCAAGCGGTTTACCGGTCGGCGCATCAATCCGGACGATTTCAAAGCCGTGCGCACGGTAGATGACGTGGTCAATGCCGTCGCCCGACTGATGCAGCAGTAG
- a CDS encoding AMP-binding protein: MSFLPLSALPWRRSQTATTLPDHWVHSGALAAATDRWRNWLADQPAGAWLLCERDPLTFCSALLALWETDRVAVLSADDRPETLARIQSSIDGRIPHSPGLAIAQHLPQVPSHLDNQRRALVLFTSGSSGEPLALAKTFQQLDEELRVHAQLWPLDESAGVISQVSHQHIYGLLTGVLHPLCSGRSFCSKDCHFPEVLAQRLAEAGAAQLQVTLVSSPPQLSRLPAHTQWPEPGRLSRILSSGAPLAQEHAAHAEQLLKAPVIEIYGSTETGGIAWRRQQSELPWTPLPGVNVRVDDGCLALTSPFLDSPHTWWRHPDRVSLTDKGFMLMGREDRLVKVAGKRLSLDQMERALQSLDGIQAARCVELGRPDGRLGAIIQVSAKAPQDHETRRQLIQQVRTALAAHFETVTLPRYWRFVEELPSNAQGKLDRGLIQRLFNDIEDHKSPRWLAETVISQDVRMLTLEVPEKLIYLDGHFDRFPLVPGVVLVQWAMQLAQQAFGARGGFHGIDQLKFQRPLRSGMRFTLELTRRENGIGFVYKSAEGQHAGGRIRLAALDVQP; encoded by the coding sequence ATGAGCTTCCTGCCACTCAGCGCATTGCCCTGGCGCCGATCGCAAACCGCAACGACCCTGCCGGATCACTGGGTGCACAGTGGTGCTCTGGCGGCAGCAACAGATCGCTGGCGGAACTGGCTGGCAGACCAGCCAGCGGGCGCATGGCTTTTATGCGAGCGTGACCCGCTGACCTTTTGCAGTGCTTTGCTCGCGCTCTGGGAGACGGATCGAGTAGCGGTGTTATCTGCCGATGATCGGCCGGAAACACTGGCGCGAATACAAAGCAGCATAGATGGACGTATTCCGCATTCACCCGGCCTGGCCATCGCGCAACATCTGCCGCAAGTGCCCAGTCACCTGGACAATCAGCGCAGGGCATTAGTGCTGTTTACTTCAGGTAGCAGCGGTGAGCCGCTGGCGCTGGCAAAAACATTCCAGCAACTGGATGAAGAGCTCCGCGTGCACGCCCAGCTGTGGCCGCTGGACGAATCAGCCGGGGTGATTTCCCAGGTCAGTCACCAGCATATTTATGGGCTGCTCACCGGGGTGTTGCATCCACTGTGCAGCGGTCGGTCATTTTGCAGCAAGGACTGCCATTTCCCCGAGGTATTGGCCCAACGCCTGGCCGAAGCGGGCGCAGCGCAATTGCAGGTGACCCTAGTCAGCTCGCCACCCCAGCTATCGCGCCTGCCCGCTCACACCCAGTGGCCAGAGCCAGGCAGGCTGTCGCGCATACTGTCATCCGGCGCACCGCTGGCGCAGGAGCACGCCGCGCATGCCGAACAGTTGTTGAAAGCGCCGGTGATCGAAATTTATGGCAGCACCGAAACCGGCGGCATTGCCTGGCGGCGTCAACAGTCCGAGCTGCCGTGGACGCCTCTGCCCGGCGTTAACGTCCGCGTCGATGACGGCTGCCTGGCACTCACCTCACCCTTTCTTGATTCACCGCACACCTGGTGGCGACACCCAGACAGGGTCTCGCTGACTGACAAGGGCTTTATGCTGATGGGCCGGGAGGATCGGCTGGTGAAAGTGGCCGGCAAACGCCTGTCCCTGGACCAAATGGAAAGGGCACTGCAATCCCTAGACGGCATTCAAGCGGCACGCTGCGTCGAGCTCGGCCGCCCTGACGGTCGACTTGGCGCGATTATCCAGGTCTCGGCAAAGGCGCCGCAGGACCATGAAACCCGACGCCAGCTGATTCAACAGGTGCGCACAGCTCTGGCGGCGCACTTCGAAACCGTGACCCTACCCCGCTACTGGCGGTTTGTGGAAGAGCTACCCAGTAATGCACAGGGTAAACTGGACCGCGGACTGATCCAGCGATTGTTCAACGACATAGAGGATCACAAGAGCCCGCGCTGGCTGGCGGAAACCGTGATCAGCCAGGATGTGCGGATGCTCACGCTTGAGGTACCCGAGAAGCTGATCTACCTCGACGGGCATTTTGATCGATTCCCCCTGGTGCCCGGCGTGGTCCTGGTTCAATGGGCAATGCAGCTGGCGCAGCAAGCATTTGGCGCGCGAGGTGGCTTTCACGGCATTGACCAGTTGAAATTTCAGCGGCCGCTGCGCTCCGGTATGCGCTTCACGCTGGAGCTCACCAGGCGTGAAAACGGCATTGGCTTTGTGTACAAGTCCGCTGAAGGGCAGCATGCCGGCGGTCGTATCCGACTCGCCGCGCTGGATGTGCAGCCATGA